One Natronolimnobius sp. AArcel1 genomic region harbors:
- a CDS encoding metal-dependent hydrolase, with protein MAELLSHVLIAYTLATIASWRLEWLTRRWVAIAMIGALIPDVNRVGLFVSDATLERLVGVPVSVDAIHTLGGVVVLSGIGAMVLSAHQRRAFGVLLAGALSHLLVDGLKAYADGAADAWLYPLTWYRHPTPNLYVSSDPTVLVVTVVGALAVVVCDRILRERGLVATS; from the coding sequence ATGGCTGAACTGCTTTCGCATGTGCTCATTGCGTACACGCTCGCAACAATAGCAAGCTGGCGACTCGAATGGCTGACGCGCCGGTGGGTTGCCATCGCGATGATCGGCGCGTTGATCCCCGACGTGAATCGAGTTGGACTGTTCGTCAGCGACGCGACGCTCGAGCGTCTCGTTGGTGTTCCTGTGAGCGTCGATGCGATTCACACGCTCGGTGGCGTAGTGGTGCTGTCCGGAATTGGCGCGATGGTGCTTTCAGCCCACCAGCGTCGCGCGTTCGGAGTGTTACTCGCTGGCGCACTGTCGCATCTGCTTGTTGACGGGCTGAAAGCCTATGCTGACGGCGCTGCGGATGCGTGGCTCTACCCACTGACGTGGTATCGCCATCCGACGCCAAATCTGTACGTTTCGTCCGATCCAACGGTGCTGGTCGTCACTGTCGTCGGCGCGCTCGCGGTCGTCGTCTGTGATCGGATTCTACGCGAGCGCGGACTGGTCGCCACATCCTGA
- a CDS encoding universal stress protein: MTTHVLVPIDGSPQAWAALDHAVSAHGDDRITMLHVVNPADGVASDYGGGGYADPQTQDRVRKRGESLCEQARDRAAEQGGVSGTLETSVETGQPARLIVDYADKHDVDQIVMGSHGRSGVARLLLGSVAETVTRRASVPVTIVR, from the coding sequence ATGACAACACACGTCCTCGTTCCGATCGATGGCTCACCGCAGGCGTGGGCGGCACTCGATCACGCGGTCTCTGCGCACGGTGATGACCGGATTACGATGTTACACGTCGTCAACCCAGCTGACGGTGTCGCGAGTGACTACGGCGGTGGGGGCTACGCCGACCCACAGACACAGGATCGCGTGCGCAAGCGAGGCGAATCCCTCTGTGAGCAAGCCCGCGACCGCGCTGCCGAGCAGGGTGGGGTCTCGGGGACGCTCGAGACGAGCGTTGAAACTGGCCAACCGGCCCGGCTGATCGTCGACTACGCGGATAAACACGATGTCGACCAGATCGTCATGGGGAGTCACGGCCGGTCTGGAGTCGCCAGATTGTTGCTTGGAAGCGTTGCCGAAACGGTCACCCGTCGTGCAAGTGTTCCAGTGACGATCGTCCGATAA
- a CDS encoding alpha/beta hydrolase, which produces MTAYSESNADDPSVVVVHEDLTYAERDAGDLKLDLYVPKPDAGDNRPPLVVYIHGGAWIYETRKNAPDLERFAAEWNCALASVSYRLAAVPDDVDLPFDVDPENPTPRGVFPDPIIDVKAAIRWCRAHADTYGFNGEHIAAWGSSAGGHLAALAGVVDDVTDIAGDAYPAESVRKAVEPTESGAVQAVIDWYGVHDLLELPGIEETPESLLLGGPLSANQDRARRASPVTYVTPDDPPFCIMHGREDEVVSVEQSCLLFDELANAGVDAAFYDLHDLGHVWGGDSERTAMAALESGDHAQTVTATATTRTECDETTTGPLLVSHPPAGPDAIGTFLERTLREGAGDGSASR; this is translated from the coding sequence ATGACAGCGTATTCCGAGTCGAACGCGGACGATCCCTCCGTCGTCGTCGTCCACGAGGACCTTACCTACGCCGAGCGCGACGCTGGCGACCTGAAACTCGATCTCTACGTCCCCAAACCCGATGCCGGCGACAACCGGCCACCGCTGGTGGTCTACATTCACGGCGGTGCGTGGATCTACGAGACTCGGAAGAACGCCCCCGACCTCGAGCGGTTCGCGGCCGAATGGAACTGTGCACTCGCAAGCGTGAGCTACCGGCTGGCGGCGGTTCCCGACGATGTCGACCTCCCGTTCGACGTCGACCCGGAGAACCCGACGCCGCGTGGCGTCTTCCCTGACCCGATCATCGACGTGAAGGCGGCGATCCGGTGGTGTCGTGCACATGCCGACACGTACGGCTTCAACGGGGAGCACATCGCAGCGTGGGGGTCCTCTGCGGGTGGCCATCTGGCGGCACTGGCCGGCGTCGTTGATGACGTCACCGACATCGCTGGCGACGCCTACCCAGCTGAGTCCGTCAGAAAAGCGGTCGAACCCACCGAATCGGGCGCGGTACAGGCCGTCATCGACTGGTACGGAGTCCACGACCTGCTCGAGTTGCCGGGTATCGAGGAGACACCCGAGTCGCTCCTGTTGGGTGGGCCGCTGTCGGCAAACCAAGACCGCGCCCGACGCGCGAGTCCAGTCACCTACGTGACGCCGGACGATCCACCGTTTTGCATCATGCACGGCCGCGAGGACGAGGTCGTATCCGTCGAGCAGAGCTGCCTGCTGTTCGACGAACTGGCGAACGCAGGCGTCGACGCAGCGTTCTATGACCTGCACGACCTCGGTCACGTCTGGGGTGGCGACTCCGAGCGGACGGCCATGGCCGCCCTCGAGTCGGGCGACCACGCCCAGACCGTTACCGCGACTGCAACGACCCGCACGGAATGCGACGAAACGACGACCGGCCCATTGCTCGTTTCGCACCCGCCAGCGGGACCAGACGCGATCGGCACGTTCCTTGAGCGAACGCTTCGAGAGGGTGCCGGCGACGGATCTGCGTCGCGGTAA
- a CDS encoding DNA-binding protein, producing the protein MRFRARLMVAVVLIVILGGLVVHHGITHDEHWPHPTGDELQEDYDAFVGEQVLLFGTVEERDSNSETTLVRVTDSADNVAADLEVDGIDDSVEPGGFVQVYGILEADRTMDADQAVVVDESAGATMYKHVTSVLGIGLAIAAFFRYWRPSRSTLGFEARESSQSEGRASAAEVSEDG; encoded by the coding sequence ATGCGTTTTCGCGCGCGACTCATGGTCGCTGTCGTGCTCATTGTGATACTTGGTGGCCTTGTCGTTCATCACGGTATCACACATGATGAGCACTGGCCACACCCAACCGGCGATGAACTCCAGGAAGACTACGACGCGTTCGTCGGTGAGCAGGTACTCCTGTTCGGTACCGTCGAGGAGCGTGACTCCAATAGCGAAACGACACTCGTCCGGGTGACAGACTCCGCAGATAACGTCGCGGCCGACCTCGAGGTAGACGGAATCGACGACTCAGTCGAACCGGGCGGCTTCGTCCAAGTATACGGCATCCTCGAGGCCGACCGAACGATGGACGCCGACCAAGCCGTGGTCGTCGACGAAAGCGCCGGTGCGACGATGTACAAACACGTCACATCCGTTCTCGGAATCGGTCTCGCCATTGCCGCTTTTTTCCGGTACTGGCGGCCCTCGCGTTCGACGCTTGGTTTCGAAGCACGGGAGTCGTCGCAATCGGAAGGCCGTGCATCGGCGGCGGAGGTGTCCGAGGATGGCTGA
- a CDS encoding sugar transferase — protein sequence MLTGWRYRVVALLGVIGLTVATVSVANHPVSQTIFTTHVPLFNRLEVTVLTNGSLGWAILLSVIAVTIALLPLYKPRPRRFLDTIVMAQKRVFVAGLGLAALGYFKWSHRLPRATLAMIVGLLAIVIPAWFVWIRRRPAGTNGRTLIVGDDLAQIERIAPEIDAPVLGYLCPSTAGQFMFDERTVDDESTDKMRADGGLEMASKPLSRDDAERETAGHQPLNLESLARLGGLSRLEDTLVEHDIDTVVLAFQRADRAEFFGALDACHEHGVDAKVHREYADSVLVSKGDVGTLVDVDLEPWDPLDHLFKRLFDIVFAAVGLLVFAPLMLVLAAAVKLDSPGPVLYSQDRTAGFGETFPVYKFRSMVPEGESATPSEDEENDRITRTGSILRTTHLDELPQLWSIFVGDMSVVGPRAAWTEEEVLLEEDAPAWRKRWFVKPGLTGLAQINDAKSTDPNTKLRYDLEYIRRQSFWLDVKIVVRQVWKVLEDIVATVQLDRSP from the coding sequence ATGCTGACTGGCTGGCGGTACCGTGTGGTCGCGCTGCTTGGAGTTATCGGACTTACCGTCGCCACTGTGAGTGTCGCCAACCACCCCGTTTCCCAAACAATCTTCACGACGCACGTACCACTTTTCAACCGTCTCGAGGTGACGGTCCTCACGAACGGATCGCTGGGCTGGGCGATTTTGCTGAGTGTTATTGCTGTGACCATCGCCCTCCTGCCGTTATACAAACCGCGTCCACGCCGGTTCCTCGATACTATCGTCATGGCCCAAAAGCGCGTGTTCGTCGCCGGGTTGGGACTGGCCGCACTGGGATACTTCAAGTGGTCACACCGACTCCCGCGGGCGACACTCGCGATGATTGTCGGCCTGCTCGCGATTGTGATTCCGGCGTGGTTCGTCTGGATCCGGCGACGACCTGCCGGCACCAACGGGAGGACCCTGATCGTTGGGGATGATCTGGCACAGATCGAACGCATCGCGCCCGAAATCGATGCCCCCGTTCTGGGCTATCTCTGTCCATCGACTGCCGGCCAATTTATGTTCGACGAGCGCACGGTTGACGATGAATCAACCGACAAGATGCGCGCGGACGGCGGACTCGAGATGGCATCCAAGCCACTCTCCCGTGACGACGCCGAACGCGAAACGGCTGGTCACCAACCGCTCAATCTCGAGTCACTCGCACGACTTGGCGGACTCTCACGACTCGAGGATACGCTTGTCGAACACGATATCGATACAGTCGTCTTGGCGTTTCAGCGTGCCGATCGCGCGGAGTTCTTTGGCGCACTGGATGCCTGCCACGAACACGGCGTCGATGCGAAAGTCCATCGAGAGTACGCAGACAGCGTCCTCGTCTCGAAAGGTGACGTCGGTACGCTGGTTGACGTTGACCTCGAGCCATGGGACCCACTGGACCATCTGTTCAAACGGCTGTTTGATATTGTCTTCGCCGCGGTCGGATTGCTCGTCTTCGCCCCGCTCATGCTCGTCCTCGCGGCGGCGGTCAAACTCGATAGCCCCGGTCCAGTGCTGTACAGTCAGGACCGCACCGCTGGCTTCGGTGAGACGTTTCCGGTCTACAAGTTCCGCTCAATGGTTCCCGAAGGCGAGTCCGCAACGCCATCCGAGGACGAGGAAAACGACCGAATCACGCGCACGGGATCGATTCTCCGGACAACGCATCTAGACGAACTCCCGCAGCTGTGGTCGATCTTCGTCGGCGATATGAGTGTCGTCGGCCCGCGAGCAGCCTGGACAGAAGAGGAGGTGCTCCTCGAGGAAGACGCCCCTGCCTGGCGCAAGCGCTGGTTTGTCAAACCCGGACTCACGGGTCTGGCCCAAATTAATGATGCCAAGAGCACGGACCCGAACACGAAACTGCGCTATGACCTCGAGTACATCCGCCGCCAGTCGTTCTGGCTCGACGTCAAAATCGTCGTCCGACAGGTCTGGAAAGTGCTCGAGGACATCGTTGCAACGGTGCAGTTAGATAGGTCACCCTGA
- a CDS encoding VOC family protein, with product MEGTLDHTMIRVSDLEESLDWYQTHLEYEEKDRYAGDGFTIVYLGPEDMHEDGAMLELTHNEGEEDLEVGDAWGHIAVRVPDGELEERYEQLMDEGVEDYRDPESCDYNYAFVTDPDGHEIEIVKRDVGALWSLDHTMIRVEDADESLGFWTRKFEYDHDGRWEADSFSNYFMKPEGAADEAMTVELTYNYDGRSYDMGDAWGHLCVRVDDLEEDWDQLMTREADDYRDPESNDNMYAFTTDPDGHEIELIERDLEADSLFPF from the coding sequence ATGGAGGGCACGCTCGACCACACGATGATCCGCGTCTCGGACCTTGAGGAATCGCTCGATTGGTATCAGACCCACCTCGAGTACGAGGAAAAAGATCGCTATGCGGGCGACGGCTTCACCATCGTCTACCTCGGTCCCGAGGACATGCACGAGGACGGTGCGATGCTCGAACTCACCCACAATGAGGGCGAGGAGGACCTCGAGGTCGGCGACGCCTGGGGCCACATCGCGGTCCGTGTTCCCGACGGCGAACTCGAGGAGCGCTACGAGCAACTGATGGACGAAGGCGTCGAGGATTATCGCGATCCAGAATCGTGTGATTACAACTACGCGTTCGTCACAGATCCCGACGGCCACGAAATTGAGATCGTCAAGCGCGATGTCGGCGCACTCTGGAGTCTGGATCACACGATGATCCGCGTCGAAGACGCAGACGAGTCGCTTGGATTCTGGACCCGCAAGTTCGAGTACGACCACGACGGCCGCTGGGAGGCCGACAGCTTCTCGAACTACTTCATGAAGCCCGAGGGGGCTGCCGACGAGGCGATGACGGTCGAACTTACCTACAACTACGACGGCCGCAGCTACGACATGGGCGACGCCTGGGGCCACCTCTGTGTCCGCGTCGACGACCTCGAAGAGGACTGGGATCAACTCATGACCCGCGAGGCCGACGACTACCGCGATCCAGAAAGCAACGACAACATGTACGCCTTTACGACGGATCCGGACGGCCACGAGATCGAACTCATCGAACGCGACCTCGAGGCGGACTCGCTGTTCCCGTTCTGA
- a CDS encoding DUF1508 domain-containing protein: MRVSQLWRHSSAWQLGIGVATSLGMVSSGHLGPIGQIRWGDRGLEMAPWVAIVTGVVLFAGVSVAVVALTRQSSTETTHLEDSTTTADHDESVLPTDAPTSDLPAVISGTDTAASQLALVQTDHGEWTWRALHLEALAESPTSADSSTTAVDQGSQLQTALERASVRELSDAAIRLSNDDGDWTWTLIRPSGDTVATAASEFDDLETVATAVSQLKDRGPDGTRIDIGSGAFTLTERDERWYWRLVDDERTPLAVSPDGTLHRDEAAATAETVGSLLADARCIDAETGAVELHRSEDGPGRWTWRLLDSQATELLTATATFDDRTGAEAAATTALEGIESAAVLAVDQCAYDCYPDAGVWQWRLVDDTDQVVARGATARHSHEQTRQAINHFRNAIPDATITDFEDAVYEIHPAGAVLERDTASDRTTQSETADRSGDDSVDSVAAAGQWNWRLVTDDRTCLAVSPEPSADAGRARAQLDRLREQGHNATLCSFETAAFRVYQSENGEWRWRLLDAGGTVLDDSDAAHDSRNEAIEAMLTLKERAPDAAVVEVETATFELYTVGEEWSWRLLDDAGMLVATAPTRYPSVDAAREAADRVQTHSSADSVTMDRATFQPYTNCDGDDGTTRTDEPTPTATEAGTAAETPRWHWRVVHPSGELLAVSGRGFATRDALLEQIDELREVAMTEQVETTGPVTVQLVGEESCRFRLINRNRTPIAESTRTYETRERARTAIAALERTTSSVPVFTIDDAVIWLERAADGDDGASDSASDEADGANVAVETATESGDGHDSTWRWTLLDADRTVLARSPTQTTKTALQTQIDRMRRLAPHASPVALTGVSFDLVEAPDSGSGPPTAADDASDHTDEITRAGWQWRLLEANGDPVAVDARPGGSKADVHERVASIQKLLAAADVITLEEPVIELYGDEEWAWRLIDTTGDPVLESTQTYPTRQAVTDAIATMQSRVPTGEITVVDDDSNSESG; encoded by the coding sequence ATGCGAGTCTCGCAGTTGTGGCGGCACTCAAGCGCATGGCAACTCGGAATCGGAGTGGCGACATCGCTCGGGATGGTCTCGAGTGGCCACCTCGGGCCAATCGGTCAGATTCGGTGGGGCGACCGCGGACTCGAGATGGCCCCGTGGGTTGCAATCGTGACTGGCGTGGTCCTCTTTGCGGGCGTTTCCGTCGCCGTCGTTGCACTCACACGACAGTCATCGACTGAAACCACCCACCTCGAGGACAGCACGACCACTGCAGATCACGACGAGTCCGTACTGCCTACCGATGCTCCCACGTCAGATCTACCGGCAGTCATTTCGGGCACAGATACCGCTGCAAGCCAGTTAGCACTCGTCCAGACAGACCACGGCGAGTGGACGTGGCGCGCGCTCCATCTCGAGGCGTTGGCCGAGAGTCCCACCTCTGCAGACTCGAGTACGACGGCCGTTGATCAGGGCTCACAGCTCCAGACAGCACTCGAGCGTGCCAGCGTTCGCGAACTGTCCGACGCGGCGATTCGCCTCTCGAACGACGATGGTGACTGGACGTGGACGCTTATCCGTCCTAGTGGCGACACAGTTGCAACCGCTGCAAGTGAGTTCGACGATCTCGAGACGGTCGCAACGGCAGTAAGCCAGCTCAAAGATCGAGGTCCGGATGGAACACGCATCGATATCGGATCGGGGGCGTTTACCCTCACGGAACGCGACGAGCGCTGGTACTGGCGATTGGTTGACGACGAGCGGACGCCGTTGGCAGTCAGCCCCGACGGAACCCTCCACCGAGACGAGGCCGCGGCAACCGCCGAAACCGTCGGTTCGCTGCTCGCGGATGCCCGGTGTATCGACGCCGAAACGGGTGCCGTTGAACTCCACCGCAGCGAGGATGGACCCGGTCGCTGGACGTGGCGACTCCTCGATAGCCAAGCCACTGAACTGCTCACCGCAACCGCGACGTTCGACGACCGGACAGGTGCTGAAGCGGCCGCGACGACCGCACTCGAGGGTATCGAGTCGGCTGCCGTCCTCGCTGTCGACCAGTGTGCCTACGATTGTTACCCTGACGCAGGTGTCTGGCAGTGGCGACTCGTCGATGACACGGATCAAGTCGTGGCTCGAGGGGCGACCGCTCGTCACTCACACGAGCAGACCAGACAGGCAATCAACCACTTTCGGAACGCGATACCGGATGCGACCATTACAGATTTCGAGGACGCAGTGTACGAAATCCACCCGGCAGGTGCCGTTCTCGAGCGCGATACAGCGTCTGACAGGACGACACAGTCTGAGACAGCTGACAGAAGTGGCGACGACAGCGTTGACAGCGTCGCAGCCGCTGGCCAGTGGAACTGGCGGCTAGTAACTGATGACCGCACGTGTCTCGCAGTCAGTCCGGAGCCGTCAGCCGATGCCGGGCGCGCAAGAGCACAACTTGATCGGCTCCGAGAACAAGGTCACAATGCAACCCTTTGCTCGTTCGAAACCGCCGCGTTTCGAGTCTACCAGAGCGAGAACGGCGAGTGGCGGTGGCGGCTGCTCGATGCCGGCGGAACCGTCCTCGACGATAGCGACGCCGCCCATGACTCGCGTAACGAAGCGATCGAAGCGATGCTAACGCTCAAAGAGCGCGCACCCGATGCGGCCGTCGTTGAAGTCGAAACCGCGACGTTCGAACTGTACACCGTCGGCGAGGAGTGGTCGTGGCGACTGCTCGACGACGCCGGGATGCTTGTCGCAACCGCACCAACCCGATATCCGAGTGTAGACGCCGCGAGAGAGGCTGCTGACCGCGTTCAAACACACTCGAGTGCAGACAGCGTCACGATGGACCGGGCGACGTTCCAACCGTACACCAACTGCGACGGGGACGATGGCACCACTAGGACCGACGAACCGACACCTACAGCCACCGAGGCCGGCACCGCTGCAGAAACACCTCGCTGGCACTGGCGTGTTGTCCACCCAAGCGGCGAGCTACTTGCCGTCTCGGGACGTGGGTTCGCCACGCGCGATGCCCTTCTCGAGCAGATCGACGAGCTTCGGGAAGTAGCGATGACCGAGCAGGTAGAGACCACAGGTCCCGTCACCGTCCAACTCGTCGGAGAAGAGTCCTGTCGGTTCCGCCTCATCAATCGCAATCGGACGCCCATCGCCGAATCGACACGGACGTACGAGACCCGCGAACGCGCACGCACCGCGATCGCTGCCCTCGAGCGCACTACCTCCAGCGTCCCGGTCTTTACGATTGATGACGCCGTGATCTGGCTCGAGCGCGCAGCCGACGGCGACGACGGTGCATCTGATAGCGCGAGCGATGAAGCTGATGGTGCCAACGTGGCGGTCGAGACAGCGACCGAAAGCGGTGACGGGCACGATTCAACCTGGCGCTGGACACTGCTCGATGCGGATCGAACAGTGCTTGCACGCTCGCCGACGCAAACGACGAAGACCGCGCTGCAAACACAAATCGACAGGATGCGCCGACTCGCGCCACACGCCTCGCCAGTCGCGCTCACCGGTGTCTCGTTTGATCTCGTCGAGGCGCCAGACTCTGGGTCGGGTCCACCCACGGCTGCGGACGACGCTAGTGACCACACTGACGAAATAACTCGAGCAGGCTGGCAGTGGCGACTCCTCGAAGCCAACGGTGACCCGGTCGCAGTCGATGCCCGCCCCGGTGGGTCGAAAGCCGACGTTCACGAGCGAGTCGCAAGCATCCAAAAGCTACTGGCCGCAGCAGACGTCATCACCCTCGAGGAGCCAGTGATCGAACTGTACGGTGATGAGGAGTGGGCGTGGCGACTGATCGATACGACCGGCGACCCCGTCCTCGAAAGTACACAGACGTACCCGACACGGCAGGCTGTAACGGACGCGATTGCGACAATGCAATCGAGAGTCCCCACAGGCGAGATCACCGTCGTTGACGACGATTCGAACTCAGAGTCAGGGTGA
- a CDS encoding ThuA domain-containing protein, with the protein MGTQVTVWNEFVHEQENDTVTDLYPDGIHATIAETLEEHGFDTQTATLQEPEHGLTEDVLKETDVLTWWGHTAHDEVDDEIVERVKQHVLEGMGLLVLHSGHFSKIFRELMGTTCALKWREAAERERLWVVEPSHPIADGIDEYIQLEEAEMYGEHFDIPQPETLVFNSWFEGGEVFRSGCCYRRGSGKIFYFRPGHETYPVYHNEEIQQVLANAVEWAAPSDDLSEPVRGNHDPLEEIDTSDDRTVH; encoded by the coding sequence ATGGGAACGCAGGTCACCGTCTGGAACGAATTCGTCCACGAACAGGAAAACGACACCGTCACAGACCTCTATCCCGATGGCATTCACGCGACTATCGCGGAGACACTCGAGGAGCATGGATTCGACACTCAAACCGCCACCCTGCAAGAGCCCGAACACGGTCTCACTGAGGACGTCCTCAAAGAGACAGACGTGCTCACCTGGTGGGGCCACACTGCCCACGACGAAGTCGACGACGAAATCGTCGAGCGGGTCAAACAGCACGTCCTCGAGGGGATGGGCCTGCTCGTCTTGCACTCAGGACACTTCTCGAAGATTTTCCGCGAACTGATGGGCACCACCTGCGCGCTCAAATGGCGCGAGGCAGCCGAACGCGAGCGCCTCTGGGTCGTCGAACCAAGCCACCCAATCGCCGACGGCATCGACGAGTACATCCAACTCGAGGAAGCGGAGATGTACGGCGAGCACTTCGACATCCCACAACCCGAGACGCTCGTCTTCAATTCGTGGTTCGAAGGCGGCGAAGTGTTCCGCTCGGGCTGTTGTTACCGCCGTGGCAGCGGGAAAATCTTCTACTTCCGGCCGGGCCACGAGACCTACCCCGTCTATCACAACGAGGAGATTCAACAAGTGCTTGCAAACGCCGTCGAGTGGGCTGCGCCAAGTGACGACCTCTCAGAACCAGTTCGAGGCAATCACGACCCACTCGAGGAAATCGACACGAGCGACGATCGGACGGTTCACTAA
- a CDS encoding Cdc6/Cdc18 family protein, producing MSGPFSDLTETIFADKSVLSESYQPEAILERDEEIDAFSHALQDVLFGREPENIFLYGKAGLGKTAVTTYMMGELQTEVEVREDADDLYVHEINCNGKTLFMVVRRLVNTLLPPDANPFPKRGLGTGDAFDELYTQLDRHGGTHLIVFDEIDHLDDVDTLLYELPRARSNGHITESLVGTIGISNNYTFRQSLSAKVKDTLMETEISFSPYDAGELRTILHDRADRAFVDGACDDSAIAKAAALSAQDMGNARQAIDLLRVGAEVAERDGDETVDDTHIENARTLVQRGRLRNKIRDQTEHAQYILETIAKLEKRGDVPARSKEIQEGYEQVATAYGATPLTTLKSIQDHLSDLHMLGFLVRHERNKGLSGGQYYEYELDLDPMIVLETREEIVQPRE from the coding sequence ATGTCTGGCCCGTTTAGTGATCTAACGGAAACCATCTTTGCCGACAAGTCCGTCCTGAGCGAGAGCTACCAGCCGGAAGCGATTCTCGAGCGAGACGAGGAAATCGACGCATTCAGTCACGCGTTACAGGACGTCTTGTTTGGCCGGGAACCCGAGAATATCTTTCTCTACGGGAAGGCAGGACTCGGAAAGACTGCAGTCACGACGTACATGATGGGCGAGCTACAGACCGAAGTTGAGGTTCGCGAAGACGCCGACGATCTATATGTCCACGAAATCAACTGTAACGGGAAGACACTATTTATGGTGGTCCGTCGGCTCGTCAATACGTTATTACCACCGGACGCCAACCCGTTTCCGAAACGTGGACTCGGAACCGGAGACGCGTTCGACGAACTCTACACCCAACTGGACCGACACGGCGGCACCCATCTGATCGTCTTCGATGAAATCGACCATCTGGATGACGTCGATACCTTACTGTACGAACTCCCTCGAGCACGATCGAACGGACATATCACGGAGTCTTTAGTCGGAACTATTGGAATTAGCAACAACTACACGTTCCGCCAGTCGCTCTCGGCGAAGGTCAAAGACACACTCATGGAGACCGAAATCTCGTTCAGTCCGTACGATGCTGGCGAACTCCGAACGATCTTGCACGACCGCGCTGATCGTGCGTTCGTCGACGGTGCCTGTGACGATTCGGCAATCGCGAAAGCCGCCGCGCTCTCTGCGCAGGATATGGGGAACGCACGGCAGGCGATTGACCTGCTCCGCGTCGGTGCGGAAGTCGCCGAACGAGATGGAGACGAGACAGTCGACGATACGCACATCGAAAACGCTCGCACGCTCGTCCAGCGGGGGCGACTCCGGAACAAAATTCGCGATCAGACCGAACACGCCCAGTACATCCTCGAGACAATCGCCAAACTCGAGAAGCGTGGGGATGTTCCAGCGCGGTCGAAGGAGATCCAAGAGGGGTACGAACAGGTGGCGACTGCATACGGTGCAACGCCGCTGACGACGCTCAAGAGCATCCAGGATCACCTCTCTGACCTACACATGCTCGGTTTTCTGGTTCGTCACGAGCGTAATAAGGGACTCAGCGGCGGCCAGTACTACGAGTACGAACTCGATCTCGATCCGATGATCGTTCTCGAGACGCGAGAGGAGATTGTCCAGCCAAGGGAGTGA
- a CDS encoding aldo/keto reductase — MTVPTKTLPSGDELPMIGFGTWELEGETVQKSVQAALETGYTHIDTAEGYMNEAEIGETLADADVDRDDLFLTSKVLAKNLHYDDVIASCRDSLEKLGTDYLDLYLIHWPNPAISVRETMHAMETLHEEGLVRNVGVSNFSAYQLSAAQHVSDVPIAVNQIEFHPWFQRPDLVEYCEDTDTVLEAAAPLGRTEVFEDEVVQELADEYEKSPAQIVLRWAIERDVVVLPRSTTPEHIADNYALFDWELSSEDRQRLDERDRNEPVYDTPARDWESDVWGIPQ, encoded by the coding sequence ATGACAGTCCCAACAAAGACGCTGCCGAGTGGCGACGAACTGCCGATGATCGGCTTTGGCACGTGGGAACTCGAGGGTGAAACCGTCCAAAAGTCGGTCCAAGCCGCACTCGAGACGGGCTACACGCACATCGACACGGCCGAGGGGTACATGAACGAAGCCGAAATCGGCGAGACGCTCGCCGACGCTGATGTCGACCGCGATGACCTCTTTCTCACGTCGAAGGTGCTCGCGAAGAACCTCCACTACGACGACGTGATCGCCTCCTGTAGGGACAGCCTCGAGAAGTTGGGAACCGACTACCTCGATCTGTATCTGATCCACTGGCCCAACCCGGCGATTTCGGTTCGGGAAACGATGCACGCGATGGAGACGCTTCACGAGGAGGGACTCGTCCGCAACGTTGGGGTCTCGAACTTCAGCGCCTACCAGTTGAGCGCCGCCCAGCACGTTTCCGACGTGCCGATTGCAGTCAACCAGATCGAGTTCCACCCCTGGTTCCAGCGCCCCGATCTTGTTGAATACTGCGAGGACACGGATACCGTCCTCGAGGCGGCAGCACCGCTTGGCCGAACCGAGGTCTTCGAAGACGAGGTCGTTCAGGAACTGGCCGACGAATACGAGAAATCGCCCGCACAGATCGTCCTTCGGTGGGCTATCGAGCGCGACGTTGTTGTCCTCCCGCGGTCGACAACGCCCGAGCACATTGCGGATAACTACGCGCTGTTCGACTGGGAACTCTCGAGCGAGGATCGTCAGCGCCTCGACGAACGCGACCGCAACGAGCCAGTGTACGATACGCCCGCACGCGACTGGGAGAGCGACGTGTGGGGGATTCCACAGTGA